In Papio anubis isolate 15944 chromosome 20, Panubis1.0, whole genome shotgun sequence, a single window of DNA contains:
- the LOC101006296 gene encoding zinc finger protein OZF-like, with translation MSQGSVTFQDVAIDFSKEEWGFLNPAQRDLYTTVMLENYQNLVWLGLSISKSVISLLEKRKLPWIMGKEEIRVPLPDAPGAEIKELSAKRAINEVLSQFDTVIKCTRNVCKECGNVYCHNTQLTLRKRNHTRKKCNQCLDCGKHFTRRSTLIQHQRIHTGERPYKCNECSKTFNQRAHLTQHERIHTGEKPYKCKECRKTFSQMTHLTQHQSTHTREKFHECSECGKAFSRSSALMDHQRIHSGEKPYECKECGRAFTQSAQLIRHQKTHSGEKPYECSKCKKSFVRLSSLIEHWRTHTGEKPYQCKDCKKTFCRVMQLTLHRRVHTGEKPYECKQCGKAFSAHSSLVTHKRTHSGEKPYKCKECGKAFSAHSSLVTHKRTHSGEKPYKCHPCGKAFNTSSTLCQHNRIHTGEKPFQCSQCGKSFRCSSHLTRHCRMCNGKC, from the exons GGATCAGTGACATTCCAAGATGTGGCCATTGACTTCTCCAAGGAAGAGTGGGGATTCCTGAACCCTGCTCAGAGAGATTTGTACACAACTGTGATGTTGGAGAATTATCAGAACCTGGTCTGGCTGG GACTTTCCATTTCTAAATCTGTGATTTCACtgttggagaaaaggaaactgccTTGGATAATGGGAAAAGAAGAGATAAGAGTCCCATTGCCAG ATGCACCAGGTGCAGAGATTAAGGAGTTATCTGCAAAGAGGGCTATTAATGAAGTATTATCTCAGTTTGACACAGTGATAAAATGTACAAGAAACGTatgtaaggaatgtggaaatGTATACTGCCACAATACGCAGCTTACTCTCCGTAAGAGAAATCACACACGAAAGAAATGCAATCAGTGTTTAGATTGTGGGAAACACTTCACTCGTCGGTCAACTCTCATTCAACATCAAAGAATCCACACGGGAGAGAGACCCTATAAATGTAACGAATGTAGTAAAACCTTCAACCAGAGGGCACACCTTACCCAGCATGAGAGAATTCACACGGgtgagaaaccttacaaatgtaaggAATGTAGGAAAACCTTCAGCCAGATGACTCATCTCACACAGCATCAGAGTACACATACGAGAGAAAAGTTCCATGAATGCAGTGAATGTGGAAAGGCCTTCAGCCGTTCCTCAGCCCTTATGGATCACCAGCGAATTCATAGTGGAGAAAAGCCATATGAATGTAAGGAGTGTGGCAGAGCCTTCACTCAAAGTGCCCAGCTCATTAGACATCAGAAAACTCAttctggagaaaaaccctatgagtGTAGTAAGTGTAAGAAATCTTTTGTGCGCCTGTCTTCCCTGATTGAACATTGgagaactcacactggagaaaaaccgTATCAATGTAAGGACTGCAAAAAGACCTTTTGTCGTGTCATGCAGCTCACTCTGCACAGGAGAGttcatactggtgagaaaccctatgaatgcaaGCAATGTGGAAAGGCCTTCAGCGCCCATTCTTCCCTTGTTACTCATAAGAGAACACACAGTGGAGAGAAACCGTATAAATGCaaggaatgtggaaaagccttcagtGCGCACTCTTCCCTTGTTACTCATAAGAGAACACAcagtggagagaaaccttataaaTGCCATCCCTGTGGGAAGGCCTTTAATACTTCCTCCACACTTTGTCAACATAATAGAATTCATACTGGTGAAAAACCCTTTCAGTGCAGTCAGTGCGGGAAGTCCTTTAGATGCAGCTCTCACCTTACTCGACACTGTAGAATGTGTAATGGAAAATGTTAG